CACAACCAAACTATCAATCCCAAATGCATTTGTGTAATTCTAGTAATAATTGTGAAATTCTGTTAATTATGTAGTCGTTCAGCGGTctattttatgttaaaaatataaatttgcgACGTTGCCAGATTTAGTACTGACAAAACAATAGCCTTAAAATCAGAACACTGCTTTAAGTGTATTATCAACGTATTGACGTTACAGTCTCGACCCCTCTTCATCTTTTATCATTTTTCTTATAAATATAGTTGGTGCTgaacatttatttctttttaattctttttctccTTAGTTATCTCAAATTCCATATGTTTCCGTATGCGCTCTAAGCTTTCTCTGTTTGAAAACATATCAATCAGCCCTAGTAGTATTAGTATTCGAAATTATGTAGATGTGATGTCCCCTTCCAAAGTAGCCTTTGTAGCAAATACATTAGTTTAACTCCTGTCCATATGCTATCTTTAGACAGCATGTCCAACATCTTCGTTTGAATTTATTTTCCATCTGTTTTTAGCAAATAAGGGTTTTGTATCAGTTCGCAAAATGATTTAATATTTTGCACATCCCACGTATTTCTTGATGTATTTCATCTTAGCGGCACTATAACTTGctttacttaaatttaaataGTGACCAAAACTACAGCCAGTTTAGTCATCAAAATGCATTTTACAATCTACTGCTCGGTGAGATGATTCGTTTCGATATGTAATTGAAAGCGTTTCTTCGGTACACCAAGATGAATTAAACATATCAACGTTACGTAAGCGCCAACATTGCGCATGCTTCGAACGAGACACACATTCAAAAACTGTTCGTCACTCAGTTCAAAATGTAACTACAGTAATACAATGGGAATACTTACGAATTTTTCGGCTCGCCCCTGTACACTTCCGGGTCGCTTTTCTTGATCTCGCTCTCCCGTATGAGATCCGTCAGAGATTTAAAAATGGTTCCGTGGATACTGCAATAAATAGAAATATCATAGACTTTATATTTACtcgaaaacaaatatttataaaaaatttacatatttttgatAGCAATATTCGCGTATTGTTTGTCGCCATACATTGCTTTATCGCGTGtgttatatgttgtacaagtgcTGTAAAACTTGTTTATTTGGACTAAGAGGTCGTTGGAGGTAGCCCCCTAGCCACCTGACCGTCCGTACTTTAGTCCAATggatttttatgtttatttccaCAAAAAATGTACTGTTTACCTCCAAACAATACATacttgcaatttgcaattatCTATCGATCAGAATTTAAGAACATGCTGATATTATCGTTTTGTGAATGAAAGTCATGGCTTAAGCGACCAACAAGTTGTATTGAAGTAATCGGTAGTCACGTAGTACAAGTTTTCTGAGAGGAAATTTGATTTCAgtccttttattttatttttatgtatgaaaATAGAAAATGTTTACATCAAATCAATAACATTTTTGTGTAAATATGATTTAGCAATTGTATACATGCATCTAAATATCAACCTTTGAAGATATGTATGAACTTCAAAGAGATTTAGCACCCTACAACAATCGTGGACTACCAAAAATGTTGCCTGCTCTAATGTCACGTTGAGAAAATAACCCACCAGTGATGCACTGCTGACCAAGTCATCTACCAGAATGAAAAAATGAACATATTGACACATTCGTACATTAATTTCAGGCCACgaattaaataaacataaatattttaactgaAATCAAAAACATCCTGCATATGTGCCCAAACGGACACACATGTGAAGGATTTGAGCATACGGCACCTTCCGGAAGGCTATAAAATCGAACACCTCCAAAACTTTTGTGTGCTCGTATGTTAGCCTGAACAAATCGCCCACCAGTTCATTTATAAACAGAAATATGTCCAAcagaacaaaaaaataaatatattgattcaCCCTTACATTAATTTAAGTCCGTTTACAAACGGACCTTCTGAAAGGCTATAAAAATCGAGCTCCTCCAAAACTTTTGCCTGTTCGTATGTTAAGCTGAAAAAATCGCCCACTAGTGCATTTATCTACAGAAAAATgtccaaaagaacaaaaaattcaCATACTAGCTCATCCTTTCAGcccataaattaattaaacattAATATTTTAACTGAAATCAAAAATATTCTCTTGTAAACTGTATTTGTGCCCAAACGGAAACACACGCGAAGGATTTGTGCACATATCACCGTCGCAGAGTTGCTTGTCTATGAAAATCGAGTACCTACAAAACTTTTGCCTACTTAGAACGAAAAAATTAACTTATTGACTAATTCCAAGAATGAACTGCAGCTCAAACGTTAATATCTCAGCTGAGATTAAATATATTCTCTTGGAAACTGGATATTTGTCCGAATGGAcacaaattcaaatattatgAACATTTTAACACATTTTGAAGCTGACTGGTATGCAAAAAAACTAGGTTGCTTTTTCTGCcgttaaaatatttattcttgTGTCAGAATACTCGAATGCAGCTCTATCACCCCAGTGAAATTCGGCGATGACTACAGCAAAATGGACAAGCCATTTTGGGCTCTTATTATTAGCGTTTGGAGGACTAATCGTTCTCACATCATTTTCAGCTGCAGGAGGTTATATATGTCATATACAAATGTACGTCCGTGGTAAGATGTTAACGTAAGAGTAACAAGTAATCTACATTGCTCTCTTGCTATCTTGATCATCAGAGCATCTATAGATAGAAATACGTCTATCAGAACGAAAAAATGAACTTATTGACTAATTTCTAGAATGAACTACAGCTCAAACGTTAATACGTTAACTCCGATCAAAGATATTTTCTTGGAAACTGGATATGTGTCCGAATGGACACCAATTCAAATATTACAAACACTCGACACATTTTGTAGTTGTCTTACatgcaaaaaaaattgaaatgctGTTTCTGCTCTTAAAATATTCAGTCTTGTATCAGAATACTATAACGCAATTTCTTTTTAAATTCCATCACGTCGTGAAGGTCGGCGATATAGGACGTACCTCAGTTCTCAGAGAAAATTTGTACCTCTTCCTCTATGACGTAAATACTTATAATATAAACGCCTAAAGAAGATCATATACTCCATAAAAATCTTTTTTCTTAAAAGTGATAATACCTTTAAATGTTTTTTCCGATATTACAACTGTGGGTAAATATTGCGATGAATGAATATAATAACTAATTTTATATTGTGTATACTTACATTTTAATAGTAAAATCAGGCAACGCAGTAACAATTGGCACAACAAATAGGCCTAACCAGAACAGAGTCGAAGAAAACACCATGGTGTACATCCCCGACATAACTGACCCAAAAGGTATGGTAGGCCAAAACAAACTAGAAATGAAAAATGTATTAAGCACCATCGCAAATTAGAATTATATCAGTACATACCTGTAGACAATAATAAAGAAAAACCATAACACTATAGATCCCCATATCGCGCAATGGGTCAACCACGTCCAGGAGTTCGTCACAAGTCCCGCTTTTAGACAAACTGTGATCACGACGTACTGAAACCAAAAACAAAAGTTGATATGTATGTAGCTTCTTATAAAAAGATCATTAAATTTGATGCTATAATGGTAGATTTGCGAAATAGCGACCAGAACAAGAGGTCACTACATCATTTTCATAATACATTTAATCTGAACACTACATAAATCGTTATAATGTTTAGTCTTTAGGACTGATAGTCAAATACATGCAATATTATCTCAGCGTATAAAAATGCAACCATAATACGATTCTACACTTATATAACTAATAATGTGTGGCAAAAGTGTGTCTAGACTCTAGATTATATACATAAAATCTAAACAACAATATACGGGATGACGACTTAATCGACTGACTTACACAATTTGACTTTTTGGACGAAGCGTAACGATTTCGGTCTAAAAGTAAAAGTTATTTGCCACTGCAATCACGTGTCAACCTACGGAAGAACCCTCAAAACGTTTAAAGTTTACTACACGAGACGATCTTGACTTTTAGAAGCTTTTTCTCGTGGTGTATGTGTCTGTTTTCGAACGTAAGCAACCATTGTGTCACAATATCATGGAATTTTCTCGATCAGCAGCCGCTCGATACAGATTTTTCAGCTGAAGACTCGTCCATTGATTTCTATTTTGTAACCAAAGTAGTGTCTTACGCCCAATTCGTCGTATTCATGTGACTTTATCCTAGGGAATGAGTCACAGTAGATAATATTTAGGTCTTATGACGATATAacattttcttcttttaattgtaTATAGCAGTTCCGTCTCCATATCCATCATTCTAAGAACCTTCTCGTGAATAGTGTGTGTCCACCTCAATATCTTCCGAATTCAACGATAATAGCACATTTCAAATGCTTACAATCTGTTCCATCGTTGCTGCTTGTGAAGACCAAATCTAACATCCGTATTGCAAGACACTAAGAACACATTTCTTTTGCGAGGTACCTAGAGATATTTCTGTTGCGTACTATCGTTTTTCATAAAGGTCTTGCTAGATATCTCAAGTCAGGGAAGAATTCCCTTTTGGAATGAAgttcataaaaaaaattgaattgaaaATTTCCGTTTATTTCTTTACCACTACAATGCAATGAGTCCTAGCCATATCCTGAAGAAATCAATAATTTTACTGAAGAGGCGGTTCATATTATATTTTCAATTCGGAAAAATATAAACTGTTTTACCCAAATTGACTCTCTTCACATTTTCTCAAGGTGTACGAAGTGTGATAACTAATTGACCAGACTGGCGCTGACAGATTTTGATGTTTCATGCCGGTTGAAGTTTTTTCAAACCTGAGCACGATGGGTACGGCTCTAAGTCGCTCAGTCTCGTTGTAGCAATCACAAATTCACGTCCTTCTAGAGTCTCGTCGAAGAAATGCAGATAGTTCAGATATAGCAAATGAGTTAACCTCGAGTTTTTTATGAAACTGTGAAACCCGTTAGAGAAGCTCAAATCATGTTAAAGGAAATGTTATAAAAAGTAAAAGTGAATTTTTATCGCTAACACAAGTTTTTGAATGGGTTCAAGGGGGAATGTGAAGAGACCGAGGACGATATGTGTCTTGTACGTTCCCCAAAACATGGAAAACAGACGAGAATGTCCAGAGAATTAGTAAATTGTTGCGCAAAAATTGTAGCCGAGCTTTTGATGAATTCtaaggaattaataaagaaaatgttcCTCAGATTCTGCATTTAACAAGCAGAAAGTTTGCGCAAAAATAGCACCAACAGCTTTTTACCCCAGAACCAAGGAAATCGAGAATGACTGGACCATCCACCGTATTCGCCTGACCTAGCATCCTGTGAATTTTTTTTCTAAGGTAAAATGTGACCTTAACGGTATTTTTGTAAcaccagtaacatttgtaagattTTGTTCGGTTATTTAATTGTCACACCTCCCAGAAGGGTCTTTTACTCATTTTTATTCCTATATACAACTTGTACGATCCTTAACACGTCGAAAAAGGATGAATAAGTTCAAGAAAGTAGTTAATTGTTGCAAAAAAATCGTCACATGTGTCTCCTAGCTTTTGCTGAAGTCTCGGGAATTAACAAAGATAAAATATCCGTCAGATTTTGCATTGAACATGCATAAAGCTTGCGCAAAAATGATACTAATAGCTTTTCACTCCAGAACGAAAAGAATCTAGAATGACTGGTTCGGTTATTTAATAGTTGCATCGTCCAGAAGGTTATATTACTAATTTTTATTCCTATATACAACTTTTACGATTCTCAACATATCGAAAACAGATGAAAACGTTCAGAAAACTATTAAATTGTTGCGCATGGTCATAAATGGTCAGTTGGGCCATTCACCGTATTCGCCTGACCTAACATCCTgtgaactttttattttttaaggtgAAATGTGACCTTGAGGGTATTTTTGTAGAACCAGTTCGGTTATTTAATTGCTGCACCATCCAGAAGGTTCTATTACTAAGTTTTATTCCTATATAGAACACATACTTACACAGTATTGTTCAAATTTAAGCTAACATTTGCGGTTGGGgttattataatttattcagCAGTAGTGGGACCAATATAGCAGTGGAAATTTACCGCTTATCAAATATTTCACATATTGGCTCCTTTTCTTTTTAAATCATACTCGAGCCaagtaatttaattaattaattactgTACTGCTTTGGGATATTTGGGATACTCATTTTCCAGatgaaaatattatatcataAATGTAATCTTTTGAAAGTGACTCGTTTTGTAACAAGTTAGCTAAAAATACATTGAAATTTCGCCAAAAATTTGATTAGGCTGGTCTATATTCTGAATCATAAAGCTTGGATAACTTTACAAAACCTTACAAAATGAAGAAAATGAGTAATTTTGGATATTGAAAAATGGCGCCTTTCCACTATTTATACTTTCCAAAATGGCGAGTTTCCGTCATTTTGTAAGATAATTCTAAATATAATCATATATCAAGTACTATATGGTAATATGTGATACCTCATTTGAAACTGTTTGTGTCAGTATGTTTCCTATATTTTTGTGTGATTCTGCCGCGCCATTTCCACAAATTGCAGAAATTGAGCTGTAGAAATTATCTAAAATTGACTAACAGTATGACAACGTCCCTTTATTATATCTGGAAACATACTTAATGGGACAAAAGCTTACAAAAGATGTATAACACGAGTCACAAATCATCGTTTAAAAAACGACGATGACATCTGTCACAGTTTTTGGCAGATGTCATCGTCATAAACTCATGTATTACTTGCCAtatgatattaaaaataattttacaaaatggaACCTGTCGCAATCTTTACTGAATATTACTGTTGATACTTTATACACTAGAAActttaagattaaaaaaaaaagcttgATCTGAAAACTACGAGTAAAAGTTGTAACAAATGTGTTAAAATAATGAAGATGATGTTGAAAAATCGAACCTACCGTATATACACAATTCCCGAGAACCAAATATCCTCCGTCGTGTCCATTTAGCCACAAAATGTCATGTTGGTAAGCCAGTAAAGGCAGCCAGAACAAAAGAGCCGAATGTACCATTCCGTTTATAATCCACACCCAAAAAACCTTAATGTTGAACAGCTCTCCGCTTTGGGAAGGTTTGTAGAGCTTCGGGAACTGCATCATCTTATCAGAGCTACAAGGTTTGTCGAACAAACCCATAGCTAGAGGAGGTAGCGCTGTGAATATGACGTTGTAGAGACCGATGGTCCACCGCTCGAAAAGGATCTGCCCGGACCAACCTGAGTAGATTGCAAACCACAGTTCGATGACGTAGAGACAAATGTTCTTGTAAAAACTATACAGGATGATTTTACACATTCTGGAAACAATTATAAgtaagttttaaaatgttttgaccGCTATAGATTTGTACCTTGAGTAGTTCCAAGCCCCGTGTACCAACAATAATCTTAACAGGAACCTGAATTGCGCTATACTGTAGTCTGAAGCGCAAGCAGCTTGAAGACCTTCTACTCCTGATATTCCCACACCAACGTGCGCCTTCTGGATCATAGCTACGTCGTTGGCGCCGTCGCCAATGGCGAGTGtaaccgtcttcgtatatttagTAACATATTCCACTACCTAGAAATCAAATAAACCCTCTATGTACGAAAAATTATTGAGATAATCTGCCAAAAGCCAGAATACTGGTAGGAtgttagttaaaaaataattttgatactTACTTCGGCTTTCTGCATCGGCGACACCCTACAGCAGATCACGACTTTGCAGGAAACACACAATCTGAGGAAATCGTTCCTTAATTCACACGTCAAACAATACGTCAATGTTTTTCCGTCAATTATCAGTGCCAGCTCGTTTTGTTTTTCCAAATTTACTCCGATGTCTTCGCAATGTCGTAGAATTGCTTCCCtacttttctaaaaacaaaaataaaaagtgaaaaaataactgtaaaagtgtaaaaataaatattttgaaggcATCCAACAATGTGTGACTGATTTTATAAGCAGCTAGAGACCGATTTAGTCTAAGAACATGATTGATTTTAAAAGTGTATAAGGATGTATGATACATTTTAATAGCTCCcacaaaattatgattttaaaattatctaaaaaCATATGACTGATTTTACAATCTACTCTAGAGACGTATAACTAATTTTAAAGATCCTTAACAACGTGTAACTGATTAGGGACGCTTAACTGAAGATATGGTTGATTTTAAAGGTACTTAAAAACATGTGACTGATTTTAAGGGTACCGCATAACATATGaatgattttaaatataattaagagTATATAACAAATTttgtcaattatcaataatataatttggacatcagtcaaaagtgctgacaaagttaaacaatttacataaattagatacacatatcacgcgaggtccgcgaaaatattgacccaattaaaacttatataaaactaagatctcttgcctagagaagcattcaatcaatattcactcaacaaacttgatagtcttcaacgatcaacttcatcagtctctactcaaagtaatcccgggtcaacacccatagtgtacgtctcatcaataaactctgctactattatttggtgttttcATTACAACTGAatgaacatcttcactgagccaacgaaggggaatttgttcatggtagtatgaaatgcctcagaccgacactaggacgacgtcagatgatatcattaatgggaaaagacgaaaatgaaatcacaactagagaaaacatactgacaccaatagaagaattttacacagaactttacagaacacatcaacaagatgatgagatgagaccagcacggaaattaataaaaaatgttggatcagaaataatgccaaaagtaacaatttcagaggtaactacagcattggaaaataagaagagaaataaagctgcaggagaagataatattaccacagatatgatattagaaggaggtaaggaactaattgcaattgtaactaagcttgtggacagttgtttacatcagggcaaagtccctaagagctggaacaactctaagtaatcttattacacaagaaaggtgatagtcgaaaattggaaaactacagacccatcagcctactgtcacacctgtttaaaatactcaccaaagtcataactactcgactaacaaggaaattagacgaataccaaccatatgaacaggcaggttttagaaaaggctattcaacttccgatcacaaAACtttgttaaccacaaaaatattattagaaaaatgtaacgaatacaagtttccagttttcctagcatttgtagactacgaaaaagctttcgataccatagaacacacggccgtgataaacgcaatgcaaaattgtagaatagatagcagatatattaacttaataaaagaaactatgaaccaagctacagctacatactacctaaatgaaaatgaacacacgaaccctgtaccattaaacaggggagtcaaacggagatactttatcacccaaactgttcaccttagttttggaggacgtttttaaaaacctaaattggaaatataagggaataaacatcaatggccgctacctcagtaatctacgatttgcagatgacataatcctgatagctactgacctacaagaaatgcaaaccatgcttttagaactacataccgaatcttctaaaatatgactgaaaatgaatttaaacaaaacaaaagtcatgcactccgaagacaccgtgacaataataaacgataaagttatagaaaaagttgaagaatatatatacttaggacaaaaaataatactaaatagggaaattcaaactgaagaaataaaaagaagaagaaagttagcttgggcagcattcggtaaactgaactatatactcagaaatcaacaaattcaattacatcttagatctaaagtttttgatgcatgcattattccgatattaatttatgcggcacaaacatggacaatcacaaaaaagaatatgaatatacttagagtcactcaacacgcgatggaaagagcaatgctaggtatatcacttaaggacaagaaaacaaacacatggataagacagaaaaccaaagtcaccgatgtggtgcaaaaatcattaaagttgaaatgggaatacgctggacatgtagctaggagcgatctaaacaaatggcacagatcaattttaacctggagaccataccaacacaaaagacccagaggcagacctcctatgagatggacagatgatctgaaaaggactgccgggaaaaattggctacaagtagcgtacaataaaaaacaatggaaaggaagacttgaagaggcttatgttcagatgtggacgtgaatggctagacgaagaagaataaATTTTGAAAGCAGCTAAATACGTATAACTGATTATAAAGATACTTAAGAATGCCCGACTGATTCAAAAAGTATAGCAAATAAGTTTTTGTGGCTCTAAGAACACATGACACTTCTTGTGTTTTGATATTTTAATGAAACTTCAGAATGTCATAACAtattgtttaaaatggcttggaACATACCGTAAAATGGTTTTAAAGTAACTTAAAAACGTGTgactaattttaaaattagatTTTACTGTTACCGCAGAACATATGACTGCTTTCAAAGGTaagtaaaattatataataaattttaaaagcaGCCCAAGACGTATAACTGATTTATAAAGATACTTAAGAACGTGCAGCTGATTCCAAAAGTCATACGAACTAATTTTGAATGTATCTATGAACATACAACTGATTTTAAAGATACTTCAGAATGTATAACACATTTTAAAACAGCTCGGGATGtacaattataattattaaagataCTTTAAAACGTGTGACTGATTTTAAAACTGGATTTTAATGTTACCGCAGAACATCTGACTTCTTTTCCAAAGGTAATTAATCGTATTTAACAAATTATAAAGCAGCTAAATACGTGTAACTGATTATAAAGATACTTAGGACCGTGTGACTGATTCCAAAAGTTATAGCAATTGATTTTGAATGTATCTAAGAACACATAACTGATTTTAAAGGCACTTCAGAACGTATAACACGTTTTAAAACCAACTCCGGATGTACGACTGGTTTTAAAAGCACTAAAAAACGTGTGACCAATTTTAAAACTAGATAAGGGCTGATTTTAAAGGTAATTAAGATTatataacaaatttttaaagtagCTAAATACGTGGAACTGATTATAAAACTTATTTTAATGACACTTCAGAATGTCTAGCTCATTTTAAAAACGGCTCGGGAAGTACGATTTTATTTTCAAAGGTACTTAAAAAAGTGTGATCTGATTTTAAAGTTACTGCAGAACCTATATCTGATTTTAAAGGTAATTAAGAGtatataacaaattttataaGCAGCTAAATACATATGACGGATTATAGAGAACGGGAGCCTAATTTTAAAGTAGCTAGGAACTGAATTAAGAGCAAGTAAGGACATATAAATGAGTTTAAAAGCAGAAAGGAGTTGCTAGTAGTGATACGTACGTCCAATCCGTCTTCATTAAGAATAATCAGCTGCATCCCTTGGGATAGAAGTCTGCAAGAGTATCCAATGTTTATGGCAGTTTCTTGTTTATCACCCGTCAACACCCAAACATTAATATCAGCTTGAAGTAGAGCTGCTATCGTATCAGGCACACCTTCTTGTAATTTATCTTCTATGGCAGTAGCTCCGACCAATTTCAATTTACGTTCTATCAGATTTGCAGCTTCTtcgattttttctaaaaaaacagATCATAAATACAAGAACGAAAGCTATGTCTGGTTTTAGTACCTTCTCTATGTTGTAGGGATATGCTGGCTTTATGATACATCTCTTTCCAGTGTTCAAAATCAGCTTCTTTCAATTCTGCCACTGCGCAACATAAAGTTCTCAATCCTTCGCTGGCGAAATGCTCCAAATGTTGAAGAATAACTTCGCAATGCTCTCTACCGGAATTGTTGTCCAGTCTTTCGTATATAACCGAGTCTGCGCCTTTACAGAACAGCTTAATTTTACCTATGAATTAAAAACGTCGATACAGAAAGTGTTGTTACGTTTTAATCACAACAAACCTTTAGGATCCCTCACTATAACGCCCATTCTCTTTCTAGCCGAAGTAAACTCAAGTACAGTCAGTATCTCATATCTTTCCCTGGTACCTAACGCATCGATTTCTACATGATCTGGAGTTCTGCTTTCGAAGACATATCCGTATTTGGCAGCACCATACACTAACGCCCTCTCGTCCGGGGATGCAGCATGGTAAATCACTTCACCTTCTGGCGTCTTCTCGGGAATGACTGTATGACACACAGATAGAAGAACGAGCATTTCTCGCATCAAGTTAGCATTTTTGTGACCGTCGCGAAGGTTCTGAAAAGAAACATCGAAAAATATAAAACTAGTACAGTTAAAGACAAAAAGTTATAAAAGAGAGAAGAAATATCAAATATTCAATTAAGGAGTGAACAAAAAGCAACataaagattattagaaaagCTTATTCTTTACCTTTACTAAGATCGAGTCCTCTACGTTGTCTGTGGTCGTGTAGACATCCCTACCGATGGCTAGCTTCTTAAATTCCATAATGTTTCTCGTCAGGGTGCCAGTCTTATCGGAAAAAACATACTTGACTTGTCCCAGCTCTTCGTTCAGATTAGAAGTTCTCGCCATTGCAGGGGTGTTTGTCTCTGCGTGGTACATTTCCGCATCCATGTTGATAAATATAGCCTAAAGATATTGGTTCATTAAATTTATTGGAAATATGtattaacaaaatacaaaatgaGTTATATTGTGAAGTAATGAGgggtaaaaatacaaaattagtggtattttaaagtaatgAGAGGTAAAAGTTAATTAAGATGTGGCAACACTGTATTTAACCGCAGAAGTTAATGTGgaagttttttttattgatgAGCGACTACCATTCGCGGTGTGTTGGTTATAGTTTGACCAGGAGTTTCCTCATGAGGAGTAAGGGAGTTAATCTTCATAACGTACAGCTCACAAGTGCACTGTACACCGAGAATGATTAGAGAATGATTGGATAACATGGATATTAGGCGCTTGTATAGCCGATCACTCGCTACAAACTTCAATTGTATCATATATATCTGGATGAGTTGCTTCGTGATTTGCTCGCTAGTGTTTTGGGTGAATGTTTCGGTACAACATATCCTGTGTATCTGTGATTGAAATTAAAACGAGTAATAACCTGCAAGAAACCGTGGCTATTACCGTATTACATAAgtcaaataaaaaaagattaaaaaatattatatgagaaaatattatatttaccTGAATAAACCTGACGACTTCCAATGTTACTTGAAGTGATATTGGtatcaaattgttaaaaagaaTCAAAAATGTAAGTAAGTTGTAGAAAAAATTATAGGAAtgatctgaaacaaaaaaaattaatagtataATAATGTATCATCTATAGAAAGTATGTGGAACTTCACTTTCGGtgatttttatgttctttaagCTTCTGAAAGACCACAAGAATCCACGGTTTGGTTTTCTAAAGTTGGCTTTAGTTAAAGGGGACTACTTTGCGTGAGTGGATTATCATAGA
The genomic region above belongs to Diabrotica undecimpunctata isolate CICGRU chromosome 8, icDiaUnde3, whole genome shotgun sequence and contains:
- the ATP8A gene encoding probable phospholipid-transporting ATPase IA isoform X4 — its product is MQREQSFELGQVTPVSPTNGSTRNRDDHRGSPPADEEDGKLSSALDRDTETSADPRVSAEQRVIFINRTQPPVTKFVNNRVSTAKYSIVRFIPLFLFEQFRRWANVFFLMIAMLQQIPDVSPTGRYTTLVPLIFILSVSAIKEIIEDVKRHRADDETNHRKVEVLRGDNWIYVRWKNVVVGDIVKVWNNNFFPADLVLLSSSEPQGMSFIETANLDGETNLKIRQALTSTSTLTSIQDLAQLFGTIECEPPNKHLYEFNGVIRQSGRSPEPLGPDQILLRGAILRNTSWVFGIVIYTGHETKLMKNSAMAPLKRSTVDKMTNVQILLLFGVLFVMCLICSIFNVLWTKSHADRDWYIGLEDHSYNFFYNLLTFLILFNNLIPISLQVTLEVVRFIQAIFINMDAEMYHAETNTPAMARTSNLNEELGQVKYVFSDKTGTLTRNIMEFKKLAIGRDVYTTTDNVEDSILVKNLRDGHKNANLMREMLVLLSVCHTVIPEKTPEGEVIYHAASPDERALVYGAAKYGYVFESRTPDHVEIDALGTRERYEILTVLEFTSARKRMGVIVRDPKGKIKLFCKGADSVIYERLDNNSGREHCEVILQHLEHFASEGLRTLCCAVAELKEADFEHWKEMYHKASISLQHREEKIEEAANLIERKLKLVGATAIEDKLQEGVPDTIAALLQADINVWVLTGDKQETAINIGYSCRLLSQGMQLIILNEDGLDKSREAILRHCEDIGVNLEKQNELALIIDGKTLTYCLTCELRNDFLRLCVSCKVVICCRVSPMQKAEVVEYVTKYTKTVTLAIGDGANDVAMIQKAHVGVGISGVEGLQAACASDYSIAQFRFLLRLLLVHGAWNYSRMCKIILYSFYKNICLYVIELWFAIYSGWSGQILFERWTIGLYNVIFTALPPLAMGLFDKPCSSDKMMQFPKLYKPSQSGELFNIKVFWVWIINGMVHSALLFWLPLLAYQHDILWLNGHDGGYLVLGNCVYTYVVITVCLKAGLVTNSWTWLTHCAIWGSIVLWFFFIIVYSLFWPTIPFGSVMSGMYTMVFSSTLFWLGLFVVPIVTALPDFTIKIIHGTIFKSLTDLIRESEIKKSDPEVYRGEPKNSPLHALEQFAIYGFAFSQEEGGAVSQSAVIRAYNTNIPKPDGM
- the ATP8A gene encoding probable phospholipid-transporting ATPase IA isoform X5, coding for MQREQSFELGQVTPVSPTNGSTRNRDDHRGSPPADEEDGKLSSALDRDTETSADPRVSAEQRVIFINRTQPPVTKFVNNRVSTAKYSIVRFIPLFLFEQFRRWANVFFLMIAMLQQIPDVSPTGRYTTLVPLIFILSVSAIKEIIEDVKRHRADDETNHRKVEVLRGDNWIYVRWKNVVVGDIVKVWNNNFFPADLVLLSSSEPQGMSFIETANLDGETNLKIRQALTSTSTLTSIQDLAQLFGTIECEPPNKHLYEFNGVIRQSGRSPEPLGPDQILLRGAILRNTSWVFGIVIYTGHETKLMKNSAMAPLKRSTVDKMTNVQILLLFGVLFVMCLICSIFNVLWTKSHADRDWYIGLEDHSYNFFYNLLTFLILFNNLIPISLQVTLEVVRFIQAIFINMDAEMYHAETNTPAMARTSNLNEELGQVKYVFSDKTGTLTRNIMEFKKLAIGRDVYTTTDNVEDSILVKNLRDGHKNANLMREMLVLLSVCHTVIPEKTPEGEVIYHAASPDERALVYGAAKYGYVFESRTPDHVEIDALGTRERYEILTVLEFTSARKRMGVIVRDPKGKIKLFCKGADSVIYERLDNNSGREHCEVILQHLEHFASEGLRTLCCAVAELKEADFEHWKEMYHKASISLQHREEKIEEAANLIERKLKLVGATAIEDKLQEGVPDTIAALLQADINVWVLTGDKQETAINIGYSCRLLSQGMQLIILNEDGLDKSREAILRHCEDIGVNLEKQNELALIIDGKTLTYCLTCELRNDFLRLCVSCKVVICCRVSPMQKAEVVEYVTKYTKTVTLAIGDGANDVAMIQKAHVGVGISGVEGLQAACASDYSIAQFRFLLRLLLVHGAWNYSRMCKIILYSFYKNICLYVIELWFAIYSGWSGQILFERWTIGLYNVIFTALPPLAMGLFDKPCSSDKMMQFPKLYKPSQSGELFNIKVFWVWIINGMVHSALLFWLPLLAYQHDILWLNGHDGGYLVLGNCVYTYVVITVCLKAGLVTNSWTWLTHCAIWGSIVLWFFFIIVYSLFWPTIPFGSVMSGMYTMVFSSTLFWLGLFVVPIVTALPDFTIKIIHGTIFKSLTDLIRESEIKKSDPEVYRGEPKNSRFRFFPRRRRSSVAISRYKSLQHQHPEA